One window of the Pseudofrankia sp. DC12 genome contains the following:
- the trpA gene encoding tryptophan synthase subunit alpha — protein MGGQGTNGRLADSFAAARKEGRALLVGYLPAGYPSVDGAIEAIRAMVEAGVDAVELGLPYSDPTIDGPVIQEAVDAALRAGVTTADVLRTVEAVAETGAPTLVMTYWNPIERHGVERFAADLAAAGGAGTITPDLPPEEAGPWLEAAGRHGLDSVFLVAPSSSDERLRRVTGIASGFVYAASLMGVTGVRQSVGAAAEGLVKRVRGVTDLPVAVGLGVKDGAQAATVAGFADGVIVGTALVGCLVDAERSGAGLDAGISAVRALTADLAAGVRATT, from the coding sequence GTGGGCGGACAGGGTACGAACGGGCGGCTCGCGGACAGCTTCGCCGCCGCGCGCAAGGAGGGCCGCGCTCTCCTCGTCGGCTACCTGCCGGCGGGCTACCCGTCGGTCGACGGCGCGATCGAGGCGATCCGCGCGATGGTCGAGGCGGGGGTCGACGCCGTCGAGCTCGGCCTGCCGTACTCGGACCCGACGATCGACGGGCCGGTCATCCAGGAGGCCGTCGACGCAGCGCTGCGGGCCGGGGTCACCACCGCCGACGTGCTGCGCACGGTCGAGGCGGTCGCCGAGACCGGTGCTCCGACGCTGGTGATGACGTACTGGAACCCGATCGAGCGCCACGGCGTCGAGCGCTTCGCGGCTGATCTCGCCGCGGCGGGCGGCGCGGGCACGATCACCCCGGACCTGCCCCCCGAGGAGGCCGGCCCGTGGCTGGAGGCCGCCGGCCGGCACGGACTGGACTCGGTGTTCCTCGTCGCGCCCAGTTCCTCGGACGAGCGGCTGCGCCGGGTGACCGGCATCGCCAGCGGCTTCGTCTACGCCGCGTCGCTGATGGGCGTCACCGGTGTCCGCCAGTCGGTCGGTGCCGCCGCCGAGGGCCTGGTAAAGCGGGTGCGGGGGGTGACCGACCTGCCGGTGGCGGTCGGACTGGGCGTCAAGGACGGGGCCCAGGCGGCGACCGTCGCGGGCTTCGCCGACGGCGTGATCGTCGGAACCGCGCTGGTCGGGTGCCTGGTCGACGCCGAGCGTTCCGGCGCCGGCCTCGACGCGGGCATCTCCGCGGTCCGTGCGCTCACGGCGGACCTCGCCGCCGGCGTCCGCGCCACCACCTGA
- the trpB gene encoding tryptophan synthase subunit beta yields MGAGEWASVPDGLGHFGPFGGRFVPEALMAALDELTAAYEQARNDPAFVAELDGLLASYAGRPTPVTVAHRLTERIGGAQLLLKREDLAHTGSHKINNVLGQCLLTRRMGKTRVIAETGAGQHGVATATACALLGLECVVYMGEEDTRRQALNVARMRLLGATVVPVTSGSRTLKDAINEALRDWVATVGHTHYCIGSVMGPHPFPMLVRDFQRIIGVEAREQVLEITGRLPDAVVACVGGGSNAIGIFHRFIPDTPVALIGCEAGGDGLATGRHAAAIAGGGSGVLHGMRSYFLQDEDGQTQVSHSISAGLDYPGIGPEHAWLHDTGRASYRVVDDAAAMEALSLVAKAEGILVAIESAHAFAGAFEVARELGPGATVLVSCSGRGDKDVDTAARWFNVLDGVDGTAGNG; encoded by the coding sequence CTGGGCGCCGGGGAGTGGGCCAGCGTGCCGGACGGGCTGGGGCACTTCGGGCCGTTCGGCGGGCGGTTCGTGCCGGAGGCGCTGATGGCGGCGCTCGACGAGCTGACCGCGGCCTACGAGCAGGCCCGCAACGACCCGGCTTTCGTCGCCGAGCTGGACGGACTGCTCGCCAGCTACGCCGGCCGGCCGACGCCGGTCACCGTGGCGCACCGGCTCACCGAGCGGATCGGTGGGGCCCAGTTGCTGCTCAAGCGCGAGGACCTCGCCCACACCGGCTCGCACAAGATCAATAATGTCCTCGGCCAGTGCCTGCTGACCAGGCGGATGGGCAAGACCCGCGTGATCGCCGAGACCGGCGCGGGCCAGCACGGCGTCGCCACCGCGACCGCGTGCGCCCTGCTCGGCCTGGAGTGCGTCGTCTACATGGGCGAGGAGGACACCCGGCGCCAGGCGCTCAACGTCGCCCGGATGCGGCTGCTCGGCGCAACCGTCGTCCCGGTCACCTCCGGCAGCCGCACCCTCAAGGACGCCATCAACGAGGCCCTGCGGGACTGGGTGGCCACCGTCGGGCACACCCACTACTGCATCGGCTCGGTGATGGGCCCGCACCCGTTCCCGATGCTGGTCCGCGACTTCCAGCGGATCATCGGCGTCGAGGCCCGCGAGCAGGTGCTGGAGATCACCGGACGGCTCCCGGACGCGGTCGTCGCCTGCGTCGGCGGCGGCTCGAACGCGATTGGGATCTTCCACCGGTTCATCCCCGACACCCCGGTCGCGCTGATCGGCTGCGAGGCGGGCGGCGACGGCCTGGCGACCGGCCGGCATGCCGCCGCGATCGCCGGGGGCGGCTCCGGCGTGCTGCACGGGATGCGCTCGTACTTCCTGCAGGATGAGGACGGCCAGACCCAGGTCTCGCACTCGATCTCAGCCGGGCTGGACTATCCCGGCATCGGTCCCGAGCATGCCTGGCTGCACGACACCGGCCGGGCGAGCTACCGGGTCGTCGACGACGCCGCCGCGATGGAGGCTCTCTCGCTCGTCGCGAAGGCCGAGGGCATCCTGGTCGCGATCGAGAGCGCGCACGCCTTCGCCGGCGCGTTCGAGGTCGCCCGTGAGCTCGGCCCGGGAGCGACCGTCCTGGTCAGCTGCTCGGGCCGCGGCGACAAGGACGTCGACACCGCCGCCCGCTGGTTCAACGTGCTCGACGGCGTCGACGGGACCGCCGGGAACGGCTGA
- the trpC gene encoding indole-3-glycerol phosphate synthase TrpC, translated as MTVLDDIIAGVRADLAERESQTPLDVLRQRVEKVPDPRDALAVLRARRVAVIAEVKRRSPSKGDLANIPDPGKLAGIYETAGAAAVSVLTEKHRFGGSLADLDAVRVAVDVPVLRKDFIVAPYQIWEARAHGADLILLIVAALDQPRLVGLLERTESLGMTALVEVHDEEETQRALDAGARLIGVNARDLKTLEVRRDTFARLAPMVPPGILKVAESGIRGPRDLLGYAETGADAVLVGEAAVSGPDPRQTVADLVAAGAHPATKVGR; from the coding sequence GTGACCGTCCTCGACGACATCATCGCCGGCGTCCGTGCCGATCTGGCCGAACGCGAGTCCCAGACCCCACTTGACGTGCTCAGACAACGCGTCGAGAAGGTCCCGGACCCACGGGACGCGCTGGCGGTCCTGCGCGCCCGGCGGGTCGCGGTGATCGCCGAGGTGAAGCGGCGCAGCCCGTCCAAGGGGGACCTGGCCAACATTCCCGATCCCGGGAAGCTGGCTGGCATCTACGAGACCGCCGGCGCCGCGGCCGTCAGCGTGCTGACCGAGAAGCACCGGTTCGGCGGGTCGCTGGCCGACCTGGACGCCGTCCGGGTGGCGGTCGACGTGCCCGTGCTGCGCAAGGACTTCATCGTGGCTCCGTACCAGATCTGGGAGGCGCGGGCCCACGGCGCCGACCTGATCCTGCTGATCGTCGCGGCGCTCGACCAGCCCCGCCTCGTCGGCCTGCTGGAGCGGACCGAGTCGCTCGGGATGACCGCGCTCGTCGAGGTCCACGACGAGGAGGAGACGCAGCGGGCGCTGGACGCGGGCGCCCGGCTGATCGGCGTCAACGCCCGTGACCTCAAGACGCTCGAGGTCCGGCGGGACACCTTCGCGCGGCTGGCGCCGATGGTGCCGCCCGGCATCCTGAAGGTCGCCGAGTCCGGCATCCGCGGCCCGCGTGACCTGCTCGGCTACGCGGAGACGGGCGCCGACGCGGTGCTCGTCGGCGAGGCCGCCGTCAGCGGCCCCGACCCGCGCCAGACCGTCGCCGACCTCGTCGCCGCCGGCGCCCACCCAGCCACCAAGGTCGGCCGTTAA
- a CDS encoding Trp biosynthesis-associated membrane protein codes for MSADTGQIASSGLAAEAATPARADRPGHRLAGRTGLGVAVGGCLLGAAVALLAASATWVHTDVRDAATAGSGASTAPLAVKLGAGDLAPAVSAFGLLGLATAVALVATRGVARRVVGALVAAAGVGVIVYAARVSLDPAPVVRAAQHVVALAPSGHPSLGPIEVSAAPWLALVGGVALLGAGLLAAAFGRSWPAMGGRYQTRSPRPLDAWEAIERGQDPTVSAD; via the coding sequence ATGAGCGCGGACACCGGGCAGATCGCGTCGAGCGGGCTCGCGGCCGAGGCGGCGACGCCCGCGCGGGCCGACCGGCCCGGCCACCGGCTGGCCGGGCGAACCGGGCTTGGGGTGGCCGTCGGCGGCTGCCTGCTGGGCGCGGCGGTGGCGCTGCTTGCCGCGTCGGCGACCTGGGTCCACACGGACGTGCGGGACGCGGCGACGGCCGGTAGTGGGGCGAGCACGGCTCCGCTCGCGGTGAAACTCGGCGCCGGTGACCTGGCTCCCGCGGTCAGCGCCTTCGGGCTGCTGGGCCTGGCCACGGCCGTCGCGCTGGTCGCGACCCGAGGCGTGGCCCGGCGCGTCGTCGGGGCGCTCGTCGCCGCGGCCGGCGTCGGGGTGATCGTCTACGCGGCCCGGGTCAGCCTCGACCCGGCGCCGGTCGTGCGGGCCGCGCAGCACGTCGTCGCCCTCGCCCCCAGCGGTCACCCGAGCCTCGGCCCGATCGAGGTGTCGGCCGCGCCGTGGCTCGCGTTGGTGGGCGGGGTGGCCCTGCTCGGCGCCGGCCTGCTGGCGGCCGCGTTCGGCCGGTCCTGGCCGGCGATGGGGGGCCGCTACCAGACCAGGTCGCCGCGCCCGCTGGACGCCTGGGAGGCCATCGAGCGTGGCCAGGACCCGACCGTCTCGGCGGACTGA
- a CDS encoding anthranilate synthase component I: MTTGEISPTRTEFRALAAEYTVVPVARRLLADGETPVGMYRKLGGGPGTFLLESAEHSGMRSRYSIVGVRAAATLTEVDGEACWTGGPPPPGIPTGGSPLAALRAVERSLRAPRLDALWPSAGAAGMPPLMGGLVGYLSYDFVRRIERLPEHAVDDLHMPELRLLLCMDLAVLDHADGSCLLVANVLTHAAAPPGPDGAPATVPLDEAALDAAYDDAAGRLELMTAELHKWTEPTVAATRAVAPLDIGQFTSAMAPGQFQQAVERSIEEIRAGECFQIVVSQRFERATTADALDIYRVLRASNPSPYMYLLRFGDFDVVGTSPEAHVKVTGRRALLHPIAGSRPRGQTPEADAKLAAELLADPKERAEHVMLVDLVRNDLGRVCVPGTVRVVEFATIERYSQITHIVSTVIGQVSPERTAIDVLAATFPAGTLSGAPKVRAMEVIDELEPTRRGLYGGVVGYLDFGGDLDTAIAIRTALVRDGRAYVQAGAGVVADSVPDAEDHESRTKAAAVLRAIEIAETLRAPG, from the coding sequence ATGACCACCGGTGAGATCAGCCCGACGCGGACCGAGTTCCGCGCTCTGGCCGCCGAGTACACTGTTGTCCCCGTGGCCCGCCGGCTGCTGGCCGACGGCGAGACCCCGGTCGGGATGTACCGCAAGCTCGGCGGCGGCCCCGGCACGTTCCTGCTGGAGTCGGCCGAGCACAGCGGGATGCGCTCCCGGTACTCGATCGTCGGCGTGCGGGCGGCGGCCACCCTCACCGAGGTTGACGGCGAGGCCTGCTGGACCGGCGGTCCGCCGCCGCCCGGCATACCGACCGGCGGCAGCCCGCTGGCCGCGCTGCGCGCCGTCGAGCGGTCGCTGCGTGCGCCGCGGCTGGACGCGCTGTGGCCAAGCGCCGGCGCGGCGGGGATGCCGCCGCTGATGGGTGGCCTCGTCGGCTACCTGTCGTACGACTTCGTCCGCCGGATCGAGCGGCTGCCCGAGCACGCCGTCGACGACCTGCACATGCCGGAGCTGCGTCTGCTGCTGTGCATGGACCTCGCCGTGCTCGACCATGCTGACGGCTCCTGCCTGCTGGTCGCCAACGTCCTCACCCACGCCGCCGCCCCGCCAGGGCCGGACGGGGCGCCCGCGACCGTCCCGCTGGACGAGGCCGCGCTCGACGCCGCCTACGACGACGCGGCCGGCCGGCTGGAGCTGATGACGGCCGAGCTGCACAAGTGGACCGAGCCGACTGTCGCCGCGACCCGCGCGGTCGCGCCGCTCGACATCGGCCAGTTCACCTCCGCGATGGCGCCCGGCCAGTTCCAGCAGGCGGTCGAGCGCTCGATCGAGGAGATCCGCGCGGGCGAGTGCTTCCAGATCGTGGTGTCGCAGCGCTTCGAGCGGGCGACCACCGCCGACGCCCTCGACATCTACCGGGTGCTGCGCGCGTCCAACCCGAGTCCGTACATGTATCTGCTGCGGTTCGGCGACTTCGACGTCGTCGGCACCTCGCCCGAGGCACACGTCAAGGTCACCGGCAGACGCGCGCTGCTGCACCCGATCGCCGGCAGCCGGCCGCGCGGGCAGACCCCCGAGGCCGACGCGAAGCTCGCCGCCGAGCTGCTCGCCGACCCGAAGGAACGCGCCGAGCACGTCATGCTCGTCGACCTGGTCCGCAACGACCTGGGCCGGGTCTGCGTGCCGGGGACGGTGCGGGTGGTCGAGTTCGCCACGATCGAGCGTTACTCGCAGATCACCCACATCGTCTCGACCGTCATCGGCCAGGTCTCGCCCGAGCGCACCGCGATCGACGTGCTCGCCGCGACCTTCCCCGCCGGCACGCTGTCCGGCGCCCCCAAGGTGCGGGCGATGGAGGTCATCGACGAGCTGGAACCGACCCGGCGCGGCCTGTACGGCGGCGTCGTCGGCTACCTCGACTTCGGCGGCGACCTCGACACGGCCATCGCGATCCGCACCGCCCTGGTCCGCGACGGCCGCGCGTACGTCCAGGCCGGTGCCGGCGTCGTCGCCGACTCGGTGCCCGACGCCGAGGACCACGAGAGCCGGACCAAGGCCGCCGCCGTGCTGCGCGCGATCGAGATCGCCGAGACCCTGCGCGCGCCGGGCTGA
- the hisI gene encoding phosphoribosyl-AMP cyclohydrolase yields MSNSSPGLDPAVAGRLKRDRAGLVAAVVQQYDTGKVLMVGWMDDEALHRTLTTGRATYWSRSRREYWVKGDTSGHVQWVRSVALDCDGDALLVQVDQVGPACHTGTPTCFDGSDLAAAVGSPGGPTPPTAPAGAVGTNPGARHDHR; encoded by the coding sequence GTGAGTAACTCGTCCCCCGGGCTTGATCCCGCCGTCGCCGGCCGGTTGAAGCGGGACCGGGCCGGGCTGGTCGCGGCCGTCGTCCAGCAGTACGACACCGGGAAGGTGCTGATGGTCGGCTGGATGGACGACGAGGCGCTGCACCGCACGCTGACCACCGGCCGGGCCACCTACTGGAGCCGCAGCCGCCGGGAGTACTGGGTCAAGGGGGACACTTCCGGGCACGTCCAGTGGGTCCGCTCGGTGGCGCTCGACTGCGACGGGGACGCGCTGCTCGTCCAGGTCGACCAGGTTGGCCCGGCCTGCCACACCGGGACGCCGACCTGTTTCGACGGGAGCGACCTGGCCGCGGCCGTCGGCTCGCCCGGCGGGCCGACGCCACCGACCGCCCCGGCCGGCGCCGTGGGCACGAACCCGGGAGCCCGGCATGACCACCGGTGA